The following coding sequences are from one bacterium SCSIO 12741 window:
- a CDS encoding biopolymer transporter ExbD, with amino-acid sequence MGKKKKGKQSTISTSSLPDIVFILLFFFMTVTVMQQKNLLLKIREPHASEAERIQNRSLVSYIYIGSPIDTARYGRVARVQLNDAFADPSEIGAFVEQEVNRHSEAERGKWTASLKVDQEARMENVTQVKQELRKSRAFKLLYSTYP; translated from the coding sequence ATGGGAAAAAAGAAGAAAGGAAAGCAGTCAACTATATCCACATCGTCCCTGCCGGATATTGTATTCATTCTATTGTTCTTTTTTATGACGGTAACGGTTATGCAGCAAAAAAATCTGTTGCTTAAGATTAGAGAACCTCATGCCAGCGAAGCCGAACGAATTCAAAATCGATCGTTGGTTAGTTACATCTACATTGGCTCACCCATTGATACCGCACGTTATGGTCGTGTTGCCCGGGTGCAACTAAACGATGCCTTTGCCGACCCATCCGAGATTGGGGCCTTTGTGGAACAAGAGGTGAACCGACACTCGGAGGCAGAACGAGGAAAATGGACGGCATCCTTAAAGGTTGATCAAGAGGCTCGTATGGAAAATGTGACTCAGGTAAAACAAGAACTTCGAAAGAGTAGAGCGTTCAAATTGCTCTACAGTACCTACCCCTAA
- a CDS encoding biopolymer transporter ExbD — protein MKYFKELPSINASSMADIAFLLLVFFLVTTTMDTEYGLGRILPPDNDVTHPPVERKRNLMIVLINGQDELLVEGELLPVQELKDKVREFILNPDNLDHLPEKREKEIPGLGKRMVSRQLISLQNDAKTSYNQYIQVQNELARAYKEARNELARKEFGITYEELIEKGEKEKVLAIRKLCPMRISEATPYVSER, from the coding sequence ATGAAATACTTCAAAGAATTACCCTCTATCAATGCCAGTTCAATGGCCGATATCGCTTTTTTGCTTTTGGTCTTTTTTCTGGTAACCACCACGATGGATACGGAGTATGGCCTCGGCCGAATTCTGCCTCCAGATAATGACGTAACTCACCCGCCTGTTGAGCGAAAGAGAAATTTAATGATCGTCCTGATCAATGGGCAGGATGAGCTGCTTGTTGAAGGAGAGTTGCTTCCGGTGCAGGAGCTTAAAGACAAAGTGCGAGAGTTTATTCTCAATCCGGATAACCTGGACCATTTACCGGAAAAGAGGGAAAAAGAGATTCCGGGGCTCGGAAAAAGGATGGTTTCCAGGCAACTGATTTCCCTTCAGAATGACGCCAAAACCAGCTATAACCAATATATCCAGGTACAAAATGAGCTGGCTCGTGCCTATAAAGAAGCGAGAAACGAATTGGCCCGGAAAGAATTTGGCATCACTTATGAGGAGTTAATTGAGAAAGGTGAAAAGGAAAAGGTGCTGGCCATCAGAAAACTTTGTCCGATGAGGATATCTGAGGCCACGCCCTATGTGTCTGAACGATAA
- a CDS encoding VWA domain-containing protein codes for MKFLASVFTLALLCLFSSYSWSQTEFTYHITVKNYRGQSQPNVRIWWKEQNTGEVLEARTNSTGQVEFEIPAGEWAVSLNGLPDYKQIRIKEGAMGSGSMTIAYDLATIQREEALRKARKGQTFESVDQTGKVYRQPSRGMAVVQIKVKNKEKKGVRDVPVSLLGPQKGVQYQSKTNSTGLASFQVPIGEAYIVDLDGIKNHGYTPEISRESIHSLSYTYVPTEIKEWEKNDTLIQSIKPDEPPTTARVQFKMQVNNLKKGGPIYLNQIGSNKVFYSKADADGKATFLLPKKEKYLIQFEFQRDVDVINLEKTSGLAHKFMQITYQPNPRLQYPERYLPTRESAFIQEFESFLTKNLPAPDHGKKIGLFLNWGNDRVKSTSREAVLQIGVKGTPEPVKRTKEVDLAFVIDKSGSMAGYDRLDAVKVSMANLIPDLIPGDRVGLYAFNETASERQPIGEVQNGALLKERVEELEAGGGTRIYNGLEMAFQKMLEIQSPDRPQQVILLTDGYGSRPPKEVVDMANSYTAKGIDISAIGVGNNYNYALLKLITQNHGGLLSQAVGGKEIEQTFRKQLNGIIAPVAENVVLSIQFNQKIRFKELFGAEVKKTEKDRVQVELGTVYRNYQKVTLAQFNLIKPDQSIENEPVTIELDYRDAETGKQERLTQKAYLKWEPATGRMQVILDREFKKLYAVAIMNQSIKVLIEALEKENFLEAKVAVEGCLDQVQELFPEAKDEDVKKLVDELTGYVLAVDQLAKNGNVKVVKN; via the coding sequence ATGAAATTTTTAGCATCGGTATTTACCCTGGCATTGCTATGCCTTTTTTCTTCCTATTCCTGGTCTCAAACCGAATTTACCTACCACATAACCGTCAAAAATTACCGGGGACAAAGCCAACCCAATGTCCGAATTTGGTGGAAGGAACAGAATACTGGAGAAGTGCTTGAAGCCAGAACCAATTCTACGGGGCAGGTGGAGTTTGAAATACCTGCCGGAGAATGGGCAGTGAGCCTAAACGGCTTACCTGATTATAAACAGATTAGAATCAAAGAAGGGGCCATGGGGTCTGGGTCCATGACCATAGCCTATGATTTGGCTACCATTCAACGGGAAGAGGCTTTACGAAAAGCTCGGAAGGGACAAACCTTTGAATCGGTTGATCAAACCGGAAAGGTTTATCGGCAGCCGAGTAGGGGAATGGCCGTCGTTCAGATTAAGGTAAAAAACAAAGAGAAAAAAGGGGTGCGCGATGTTCCGGTAAGCCTTTTGGGGCCACAAAAAGGCGTGCAATACCAATCCAAAACCAACTCAACTGGGTTGGCCAGTTTTCAAGTGCCCATTGGCGAAGCTTACATTGTGGATTTGGATGGAATCAAAAACCACGGTTATACTCCTGAAATTTCCCGAGAAAGCATCCACTCCCTTAGCTATACTTATGTTCCTACAGAGATTAAGGAATGGGAAAAGAACGATACCCTAATTCAAAGTATCAAACCCGATGAACCTCCTACAACGGCAAGGGTACAGTTTAAAATGCAGGTGAATAACCTAAAGAAGGGCGGGCCCATTTATCTGAATCAAATAGGTAGCAACAAGGTGTTTTATTCAAAAGCGGATGCCGATGGGAAAGCTACGTTTTTGCTCCCTAAAAAGGAAAAATACCTCATCCAATTTGAGTTTCAGCGTGATGTAGATGTGATCAATTTGGAAAAGACCTCGGGACTCGCCCATAAATTCATGCAAATAACTTACCAGCCCAACCCAAGGTTGCAATATCCAGAGCGATACCTGCCAACACGAGAAAGCGCTTTTATACAGGAATTCGAATCCTTTTTAACCAAGAACCTTCCTGCGCCGGATCACGGAAAGAAAATTGGTCTCTTCCTGAATTGGGGTAATGACCGCGTGAAGAGCACTTCTCGGGAAGCCGTGCTTCAAATTGGTGTGAAGGGCACTCCTGAGCCTGTTAAGAGAACCAAGGAAGTTGATTTGGCGTTCGTTATCGATAAAAGTGGATCCATGGCGGGTTACGATCGATTGGATGCGGTGAAAGTATCCATGGCCAATTTGATTCCGGATTTGATTCCTGGAGATCGGGTAGGGTTATATGCTTTCAACGAGACGGCATCAGAGCGACAACCGATAGGTGAGGTACAGAATGGAGCACTGTTAAAAGAAAGAGTGGAGGAGTTGGAAGCTGGAGGGGGCACTCGGATCTACAACGGACTGGAAATGGCCTTCCAGAAAATGCTTGAAATTCAATCTCCCGATCGCCCTCAACAGGTTATTCTACTCACGGATGGATATGGCTCCAGACCTCCTAAAGAAGTAGTAGATATGGCGAACAGCTATACAGCCAAAGGGATTGACATTTCTGCCATAGGAGTAGGAAACAACTATAACTATGCCTTGTTAAAGTTGATTACTCAAAACCACGGCGGCTTACTTTCCCAAGCTGTGGGCGGGAAGGAAATTGAACAAACCTTCAGAAAACAATTAAACGGCATCATAGCTCCAGTAGCAGAAAATGTGGTTCTCTCCATCCAATTCAATCAAAAAATTCGATTCAAGGAACTCTTTGGAGCTGAGGTCAAAAAAACAGAAAAGGATCGAGTTCAAGTGGAATTGGGAACGGTTTATAGAAATTACCAGAAGGTTACTTTGGCGCAGTTTAACTTAATTAAGCCGGATCAATCCATCGAAAATGAACCGGTTACAATCGAATTGGATTACCGGGATGCCGAGACTGGGAAACAAGAACGCTTGACTCAAAAAGCCTATTTGAAATGGGAACCAGCTACGGGAAGAATGCAGGTAATTCTCGATCGGGAGTTTAAGAAATTGTATGCCGTGGCCATCATGAATCAAAGTATCAAAGTGCTTATCGAAGCTTTGGAAAAGGAGAATTTCCTAGAGGCTAAAGTTGCCGTTGAAGGCTGCTTGGATCAAGTGCAGGAGTTGTTTCCTGAAGCGAAGGATGAAGATGTCAAAAAACTGGTGGATGAGTTGACCGGTTATGTTCTCGCCGTTGACCAGTTGGCCAAGAATGGAAATGTTAAAGTGGTTAAAAACTAA
- a CDS encoding biopolymer transporter ExbD, whose translation MSKFKQGKTKDTPAVSTASLPDIVFMLLFFFMVSTVMREVELKVNMSQPEATEIKKLENKSLVNYIYIGSPTDAAKYGTTPRIQLNDAFASPADVGPYIEQKRAEQDEQLIPLLTTSMKVDRETEMGIVTEVKQELRKVQALKISYSTMEKAQKE comes from the coding sequence ATGTCAAAGTTTAAACAAGGCAAAACGAAAGATACACCTGCTGTATCAACCGCCTCTCTTCCGGATATTGTATTCATGCTACTTTTCTTCTTTATGGTTTCTACCGTAATGCGGGAAGTAGAGCTCAAGGTGAACATGTCTCAACCTGAAGCGACGGAGATTAAGAAACTGGAGAACAAATCTTTGGTTAACTATATCTATATCGGTTCTCCTACAGATGCCGCTAAATATGGTACTACTCCAAGGATTCAGTTGAATGACGCCTTCGCTTCTCCTGCTGATGTAGGTCCTTACATCGAGCAGAAAAGAGCTGAACAAGACGAGCAATTAATTCCTTTGTTGACGACTTCTATGAAAGTGGATCGGGAAACGGAAATGGGAATTGTTACCGAGGTTAAGCAAGAGCTTAGAAAGGTACAGGCCCTTAAGATTTCCTATTCCACCATGGAAAAAGCGCAGAAGGAATAG
- a CDS encoding biopolymer transporter ExbD has protein sequence MAKKDPPEINASSMADIAFLLLVFFLVTTTMDTDFGLARKLPPPLPDEIEEPPEIKERNVFVVLVNANDQLLVEGSLMDISELKDAAKEFIANPYDDENLPEKSMKEVPLFGNVEVSKQVISLQNDNGTSYNMYIQVQNELARAYNELRDELAKEKFGKSYDALIAAKDEQRVKAVRSVYPQRISEAEPKDIGGN, from the coding sequence ATGGCTAAAAAAGATCCACCCGAAATAAACGCCAGTTCGATGGCAGACATTGCGTTTCTGCTGTTGGTGTTCTTCCTGGTTACAACTACCATGGATACGGATTTCGGTTTGGCGAGAAAATTGCCACCACCGCTTCCGGATGAGATTGAAGAACCACCGGAAATCAAGGAAAGAAATGTATTCGTTGTTCTGGTAAATGCCAATGACCAGTTGCTGGTCGAAGGTAGCTTGATGGACATTAGTGAGTTGAAAGACGCAGCTAAGGAGTTTATCGCAAACCCATACGACGACGAAAACTTGCCTGAAAAATCCATGAAAGAAGTTCCGTTGTTCGGAAATGTGGAGGTTTCAAAGCAGGTTATTTCTCTTCAGAATGATAACGGAACATCTTACAACATGTATATCCAGGTTCAAAACGAATTGGCCCGGGCATACAACGAGTTGAGAGATGAATTGGCAAAAGAGAAATTCGGAAAATCTTACGATGCTTTGATTGCTGCTAAAGATGAGCAACGAGTAAAAGCAGTTCGTTCGGTTTATCCACAAAGAATTTCCGAGGCTGAACCTAAAGATATTGGAGGAAACTAA
- a CDS encoding MotA/TolQ/ExbB proton channel family protein, with translation MNKLFSMMAIIATLNFGYVTSSFAQGDPADDSTATVEQTTDSANAGADMMQDDQMANEESAATATEAEKMGPEEDKQAAESDKPFHQILKDKFIAGGPFFMSFVLICLILGLAVCIERILYLTLSTSNTKKLLSDVEGALQSGGVEAAKEVCRNSRGPVASIFYQGLDRASEGLDMVEKSVVSYGSVQMGLLEKGLSWISLFIALAPMLGFFGTVVGMIEAFDAIAEANNISPGIVANGIGVALITTVSGLLVAMILQVFYNYIVSKVDSIVNDMEDASISLVDLLIKYQNANK, from the coding sequence ATGAACAAGTTGTTTTCAATGATGGCCATTATTGCAACGCTAAATTTTGGCTATGTAACAAGCTCATTTGCTCAAGGTGATCCCGCCGATGACAGCACGGCTACAGTGGAGCAGACCACAGATTCTGCAAACGCTGGAGCTGATATGATGCAAGATGATCAAATGGCAAATGAGGAGTCGGCTGCGACTGCTACTGAAGCTGAAAAAATGGGTCCTGAAGAGGATAAGCAAGCCGCTGAAAGCGATAAGCCATTTCACCAAATCCTTAAAGACAAGTTTATTGCGGGTGGACCTTTCTTTATGTCCTTCGTATTGATTTGTTTGATTTTAGGATTGGCCGTATGTATTGAAAGAATTCTTTACTTGACTCTTTCTACTTCTAATACTAAGAAGTTGTTGAGCGATGTAGAAGGAGCTCTTCAAAGCGGTGGTGTTGAAGCTGCTAAAGAAGTATGCCGCAATTCTCGTGGTCCTGTAGCTTCTATTTTCTACCAAGGTTTAGACCGTGCGTCTGAAGGACTTGATATGGTAGAAAAATCAGTTGTTTCTTATGGATCTGTTCAAATGGGTCTTTTGGAAAAAGGTCTTTCTTGGATTTCATTGTTCATCGCCCTGGCTCCGATGCTCGGATTCTTCGGAACGGTTGTGGGTATGATTGAAGCATTCGACGCGATTGCTGAAGCGAACAACATTTCTCCAGGAATTGTAGCGAACGGTATTGGTGTGGCTTTGATTACTACAGTATCCGGTCTTTTGGTTGCGATGATTCTTCAGGTTTTCTACAACTACATCGTATCTAAAGTAGATAGCATCGTAAACGATATGGAAGACGCTTCTATCTCTTTGGTAGACCTTTTGATCAAGTACCAAAACGCTAATAAATAA
- a CDS encoding tetratricopeptide repeat protein: MKNQSQNLGKIAVLLLAVLLYAQTLNYDFVLDDKIVITNNSFTKKGIDGIGDLFTHDSMTGFFGKDKNLVSGGRYRPLSMTMHALEWEFFGNSPGVYHFFNILLYALTGLMLFLILSRLIPPEKGLWFLAPAFIITAIFLANPLHTEVVANIKSRDEILGTFLALTAFYYVLRFFEKSNWIFLGASGFLFFLSLLSKESSVVFAGFIPLITFILLKDLDKKKWAMASGTLILATLIYIGMRYQILGSAKTEIAKEWMNNPFLYAEPGEKLATIFHTLSRYLYLLVIPHPLTHDYYPAQIPIYGWGEWTAWLGLISHLCLIGVFVWGVIKRNIWAIVSGIYLGGIVLYSNLLFPIGTFMNERFLYLPVLSIGFVGVFFLQKIKAEKLRAVVFLGIVIAYSIVTWVRNPAWETDATLALTDVEVSTNSAKCNMSAGLALIDEADIERNPTEKARKLNQAINYLHRSLEIYPTYMAPMLLSGNAYTGLKDYASALVYYENCLKMTPGYSFAMTNLEYVGQEATADGKFAEAEKAYLLYLQYDPKNGTILEKIGELYGKNMNKPEQAISYLEKAYQIDPQNKDYVQKLGVAHALLGHLDQAIEMFNQGIKLDPDNARLWLNLGVAYANQGKTEQSNACYQKAFEIDPSLKTQ; this comes from the coding sequence ATGAAAAATCAAAGCCAAAACTTAGGAAAAATAGCGGTCCTCCTATTGGCAGTTCTGCTGTATGCCCAAACCTTGAACTACGATTTTGTGCTGGACGACAAGATTGTAATCACCAACAATTCATTTACTAAAAAAGGCATTGATGGAATCGGGGACCTGTTTACCCATGATAGCATGACCGGTTTTTTTGGTAAGGATAAGAACTTGGTTTCTGGTGGACGATATCGCCCCCTGTCCATGACCATGCACGCTTTGGAGTGGGAGTTTTTTGGAAACTCTCCGGGGGTGTATCACTTCTTCAACATCCTTTTGTATGCCTTAACAGGCTTGATGTTGTTTCTAATCTTATCCAGACTAATTCCTCCGGAAAAAGGGCTTTGGTTTTTGGCCCCCGCTTTTATCATTACCGCAATCTTCTTGGCTAACCCTCTACATACTGAAGTAGTGGCGAACATTAAGAGTCGTGATGAAATACTTGGAACTTTTCTGGCGTTAACCGCTTTCTATTATGTGTTGCGCTTTTTTGAAAAGTCAAACTGGATTTTTTTAGGAGCTTCAGGCTTTTTGTTTTTTCTAAGTCTTCTTTCCAAAGAGTCGTCCGTAGTATTTGCCGGTTTCATTCCTTTAATCACTTTTATCCTGCTCAAGGATCTGGATAAAAAGAAATGGGCCATGGCATCCGGAACCTTGATTTTGGCCACGCTTATATATATAGGTATGCGGTACCAGATATTGGGGTCGGCCAAAACAGAAATTGCCAAAGAGTGGATGAACAATCCATTTCTTTATGCTGAGCCGGGCGAGAAATTGGCGACCATCTTTCACACCTTGAGCCGTTACCTCTATTTATTGGTTATTCCACACCCACTTACTCACGACTATTACCCTGCTCAAATTCCAATTTATGGTTGGGGAGAATGGACTGCTTGGCTCGGGTTAATATCACACCTCTGTTTAATCGGTGTATTTGTTTGGGGTGTTATCAAGCGAAATATTTGGGCCATTGTTTCTGGAATTTACCTGGGAGGAATTGTTTTGTATTCCAATCTGCTGTTCCCCATTGGTACCTTTATGAATGAACGGTTTTTGTATTTACCCGTTCTTTCCATTGGCTTTGTGGGTGTTTTTTTCCTTCAGAAAATCAAAGCAGAAAAGTTACGTGCCGTCGTTTTCCTTGGAATTGTGATTGCCTATAGCATTGTCACCTGGGTAAGAAACCCGGCTTGGGAAACGGATGCGACCCTGGCATTGACCGATGTTGAAGTATCCACCAACAGTGCCAAGTGCAACATGTCGGCTGGATTGGCCCTAATTGATGAAGCAGATATTGAACGGAACCCGACAGAAAAAGCGCGAAAATTGAACCAAGCAATAAATTATCTCCACCGTTCATTGGAAATATATCCTACCTACATGGCCCCTATGCTGCTTTCGGGAAATGCTTATACAGGGCTGAAAGATTACGCTTCAGCACTGGTTTATTATGAAAACTGCTTAAAGATGACGCCGGGCTATTCCTTTGCCATGACCAATCTGGAATACGTAGGGCAGGAAGCTACCGCAGATGGAAAGTTTGCGGAAGCTGAAAAGGCCTATTTACTCTACTTGCAATACGATCCAAAAAATGGCACAATACTTGAGAAGATTGGAGAGTTGTACGGAAAGAACATGAATAAACCCGAACAGGCCATCTCTTACTTGGAAAAAGCCTACCAAATTGATCCCCAAAACAAGGATTATGTGCAGAAACTGGGCGTTGCCCACGCTCTACTTGGTCATTTAGATCAGGCAATTGAGATGTTTAATCAAGGAATTAAACTGGATCCGGATAATGCTCGATTGTGGCTAAATCTTGGAGTGGCTTATGCGAATCAAGGTAAAACGGAGCAATCCAACGCTTGCTATCAAAAAGCGTTTGAAATAGATCCAAGCCTAAAAACACAATAG